In one Actinomycetota bacterium genomic region, the following are encoded:
- the nadD gene encoding nicotinate-nucleotide adenylyltransferase produces MGRLRYKRIGVMGGTFDPIHHGHLVTAEEAWKQFQLDLVLFVPSGHPPHKEDRRSLDAESRYLMTVIATADNPHFQVSRLEIDRPGPSYTIDTVRELHRVYGKNTQIFFITGADAILEILTWKEPEKVLQECTFIAATRPGYDLRRLEESLPEAERVRHTTNPRVLVMEIPALAISSTDIRRRVREGKPIRYLVPEGVREFIEKHGFYR; encoded by the coding sequence ATGGGCAGGCTGCGCTACAAGAGGATTGGGGTGATGGGGGGGACCTTCGACCCCATCCATCACGGGCACCTGGTGACCGCCGAGGAGGCCTGGAAGCAGTTCCAGCTGGACCTGGTCCTCTTCGTCCCCAGCGGCCATCCTCCCCACAAGGAGGACCGCCGGAGCCTGGATGCCGAGAGCCGCTACCTCATGACGGTGATAGCCACCGCCGACAACCCCCATTTCCAGGTCTCCCGCCTGGAGATCGACCGCCCTGGCCCCTCCTACACCATAGACACCGTCCGCGAACTGCACCGTGTCTACGGGAAAAACACCCAGATCTTTTTCATCACTGGTGCAGACGCCATACTGGAGATTCTCACCTGGAAGGAACCGGAAAAGGTCCTCCAGGAATGCACCTTCATCGCCGCCACCCGTCCCGGCTACGACCTGCGGCGCCTGGAGGAATCCCTGCCCGAGGCGGAGAGGGTACGCCACACCACCAACCCCCGGGTGCTGGTCATGGAGATACCCGCCCTGGCCATCTCCTCCACGGACATCCGCAGGAGGGTCAGGGAGGGAAAGCCCATCCGCTACCTGGTGCCGGAGGGGGTGCGGGAGTTCATCGAGAAGCACGGGTTTTACAGGTGA
- a CDS encoding LytR C-terminal domain-containing protein: protein MSKVPDSDRDSISAARAREKPSRLARHRKREARLRKRLVIGLLIILVAALTIGTVVDLPAINFPRRAWNWLLERVASSGGSGGEELPEYLFQTHPQTGKRLEGGVSVLLGVTGKPDEEGPGELLSLVLFTLLPGQGGLEVYLVPEVLMTYDASGNPVRLRECLWGDKGTDLLRSTVENLSGTEVHYLLLCDFREAVRVMQALELPPVVLEEDARFRNPLTGETQTVFAGQRISDADRLLCHLLATDRSDYWDGYLHRVERLKEFLPRALETLSARTGGVVPEGFPGEEGGMTLVPGTGSEARDASYLVSMLQAAVTAAGREIPCRGIPRVDVLNGCGVPDLGRKVGERLADMGVPLGETGKNAKVVVNGEEVNDFSHQESLIICRSADPRALAFARYLGVQLSVKEVREEVGPGAEVVVIAGRDMAS from the coding sequence ATGAGCAAAGTACCCGATAGTGACCGGGACAGCATTTCCGCGGCCCGGGCGAGGGAGAAGCCCTCGCGCCTGGCCCGCCACCGCAAGCGGGAGGCACGGCTGAGGAAGCGCCTGGTCATCGGCCTTCTGATCATCCTGGTGGCCGCCCTCACCATAGGCACCGTTGTGGACCTTCCGGCTATCAACTTTCCACGGCGCGCCTGGAACTGGCTGCTGGAACGGGTGGCCTCCTCAGGGGGCAGCGGGGGCGAGGAGCTCCCGGAGTACCTTTTCCAGACCCATCCCCAGACCGGTAAGCGACTGGAAGGCGGCGTGTCCGTGCTCCTGGGCGTGACCGGGAAACCGGATGAGGAGGGTCCGGGAGAACTCCTGTCCCTGGTCCTCTTCACCCTTCTTCCCGGCCAGGGCGGCCTGGAGGTCTATCTGGTCCCGGAAGTGCTCATGACCTATGACGCATCCGGGAATCCCGTGCGCCTGCGGGAGTGCCTGTGGGGGGACAAGGGAACGGACCTCCTTCGCTCCACGGTGGAGAACCTTTCCGGAACGGAGGTCCACTACCTCCTCCTCTGTGACTTCCGGGAGGCGGTCCGGGTCATGCAGGCTCTGGAGCTTCCGCCGGTGGTCCTCGAGGAGGACGCCCGGTTCCGCAATCCGCTGACCGGGGAGACCCAGACCGTTTTCGCCGGCCAGCGGATCAGCGACGCGGATCGCCTGCTTTGCCATCTCTTGGCCACGGACCGTTCTGATTACTGGGACGGATACCTGCATCGTGTGGAGCGGCTGAAGGAATTCCTGCCCCGGGCCCTGGAGACGCTTTCCGCACGAACGGGAGGGGTCGTCCCGGAGGGTTTCCCGGGGGAGGAAGGCGGCATGACCCTGGTCCCCGGCACGGGGTCGGAGGCTCGGGACGCCTCCTACCTAGTTTCCATGCTGCAGGCGGCGGTGACTGCCGCCGGGAGGGAGATACCCTGTCGCGGGATTCCGCGCGTGGATGTTCTCAACGGTTGCGGGGTTCCGGACCTGGGCAGGAAGGTCGGGGAACGCCTGGCGGACATGGGGGTTCCCCTGGGGGAAACGGGTAAAAACGCCAAGGTGGTGGTGAATGGGGAGGAGGTCAACGATTTCAGCCACCAGGAGAGTCTTATCATATGCCGCAGCGCCGATCCCCGGGCATTGGCTTTCGCCAGGTACCTGGGCGTGCAGCTTTCGGTGAAGGAGGTCCGAGAGGAGGTGGGACCGGGGGCGGAAGTGGTGGTGATAGCCGGGAGGGATATGGCCTCTTAA
- a CDS encoding AAA family ATPase translates to MNQRTVVAVCGKGGVGKTTVAALLARLLREDGRRRVLVVDADPAVGLGMALRIFPPRTVNDVRKEIISTVREHAADQVDLAASVDYKMMEILEEEGNLAFLSVGRPEEEGCYCQLNMLLREAIEFLSSHFDLTLIDAEAGVEQVNRRVMRSVSHLLLVSDVTAKGIKVAESIREVAEEAVDYRKLGLIVNRVRDPEEARAVCESTVLPLLGFLPEDETVREFDAGAENFLEIPSSPALEAARECLLASGFLSS, encoded by the coding sequence GTGAACCAGAGGACGGTGGTGGCCGTCTGCGGCAAGGGCGGGGTGGGCAAGACCACCGTGGCCGCCCTTCTGGCCAGGCTCCTCCGGGAGGACGGCCGGCGCCGCGTCCTGGTGGTGGACGCCGACCCGGCCGTGGGACTGGGCATGGCCCTGCGCATCTTCCCGCCCAGGACGGTCAACGACGTGCGCAAGGAGATCATCTCCACGGTGCGGGAGCACGCCGCCGACCAGGTGGACCTGGCGGCCTCCGTGGATTACAAGATGATGGAGATCCTGGAGGAGGAGGGCAACCTGGCCTTCCTCTCCGTGGGGCGCCCGGAGGAGGAGGGATGCTACTGCCAGCTGAACATGCTGCTGCGGGAAGCCATCGAGTTCCTCTCCTCCCACTTCGACCTCACCCTCATCGACGCCGAGGCCGGGGTGGAACAGGTGAACCGGCGGGTGATGCGCTCCGTCTCCCACCTCCTCCTGGTCAGCGACGTAACGGCCAAAGGCATTAAAGTGGCGGAGTCCATCCGGGAGGTCGCCGAGGAGGCCGTGGACTACCGGAAGCTGGGCCTCATCGTCAACCGGGTGAGGGACCCGGAAGAGGCCCGGGCGGTGTGTGAAAGCACTGTCCTTCCCCTGCTGGGATTCCTCCCGGAGGACGAGACGGTCCGGGAATTCGACGCCGGGGCTGAAAACTTCCTGGAAATTCCTTCCTCCCCGGCCCTCGAGGCGGCGCGCGAGTGCCTTCTCGCAAGCGGTTTTCTTTCCTCCTGA
- the rsfS gene encoding ribosome silencing factor, whose amino-acid sequence MGKGRVTRNHGRRWIPAESREIAVTAARAAAAKKARDVLVLDMREVFILTDFFVICSGNTDRQVAAIQEAVEERLAALGVRPVRREGVRHRRWILLDYLDIVVHIFRQEEREYYEIERLWKDAPPVEWEEEKDRAATGL is encoded by the coding sequence GTGGGAAAGGGCCGCGTAACTCGGAATCACGGAAGGAGGTGGATACCGGCGGAAAGCAGGGAGATAGCCGTTACCGCGGCGCGGGCGGCTGCCGCGAAGAAGGCCCGCGACGTGCTGGTCCTGGACATGAGGGAGGTATTCATCCTCACCGACTTCTTCGTTATCTGCAGCGGAAACACCGACCGCCAGGTGGCCGCCATCCAGGAGGCGGTGGAGGAAAGGCTGGCCGCCCTCGGCGTGAGGCCGGTGCGCCGCGAGGGAGTGCGGCACCGGCGTTGGATTCTCCTCGACTACCTGGATATCGTGGTCCACATCTTCCGCCAGGAGGAGAGGGAGTATTACGAGATAGAGAGGCTGTGGAAGGACGCCCCTCCTGTGGAATGGGAGGAGGAAAAGGACCGGGCCGCCACCGGGCTTTAA
- a CDS encoding acyl-CoA dehydratase activase, whose amino-acid sequence MRFGGIDVGSLTAQAVIMEDGKIAGFRSIRVKPNPVESAETVMGELLSELGLRPGDIDFTVSTGYGREQVQARGLAQANVSEISCHGTGALWLLPGVRTIIDIGGQDAKVIRMEPTGELKDFVMNDKCAAGTGRFLEVMCRTLGITLDELGTLSLKSRHPVDLSSRCSIFCETEVLHYMQRGVDKADIAASVNRAMAERVAALARRVGVEPEVTMSGGVAKNAAVKAELERILGVRMVPCPVDPQIVGALGAAILARRMGGTR is encoded by the coding sequence ATGCGCTTCGGGGGTATCGACGTGGGCTCCCTCACCGCCCAGGCGGTGATCATGGAGGACGGAAAGATCGCCGGCTTCCGGAGCATAAGGGTGAAGCCCAACCCGGTGGAATCGGCGGAGACGGTGATGGGGGAGCTCCTCTCCGAGCTGGGCCTCCGTCCCGGGGACATCGACTTCACGGTGAGCACCGGGTACGGCAGGGAGCAGGTGCAGGCCCGCGGCCTGGCCCAGGCCAACGTGAGCGAGATCTCCTGCCACGGCACGGGCGCCCTGTGGCTCCTCCCCGGGGTGCGCACCATCATCGACATCGGGGGCCAGGACGCCAAGGTCATCCGCATGGAGCCCACGGGAGAGCTCAAGGATTTCGTCATGAACGACAAGTGCGCGGCGGGAACCGGTCGCTTCCTGGAGGTCATGTGCCGCACCCTGGGCATTACCCTGGACGAGCTGGGCACCCTGTCCCTCAAGTCCCGGCACCCGGTGGACCTCTCCAGCCGCTGCAGCATCTTCTGCGAGACGGAGGTCCTGCACTACATGCAGCGGGGCGTGGACAAGGCGGACATCGCCGCAAGCGTCAACCGGGCCATGGCCGAGCGGGTGGCCGCCCTGGCCCGACGGGTGGGGGTGGAACCTGAGGTGACCATGTCCGGCGGGGTGGCCAAGAACGCCGCGGTGAAGGCGGAACTGGAGCGCATCCTGGGAGTGAGGATGGTGCCCTGCCCGGTGGATCCCCAGATCGTGGGGGCGCTGGGCGCCGCCATCCTCGCCCGTCGCATGGGAGGGACGAGATGA
- a CDS encoding glutamate-5-semialdehyde dehydrogenase yields MEVLEEIGKKAKEAALHLGALTAEVKNRALEEMAEALLSREEDILAANRLDLEAGRASGMSSALIDRLTLNPKRIGEMAQGLREVAALPDPVGEVVAGWRLPNGLEIQKVRVPLGVVGIIYEARPNVTVDAAGLCIKSGNAVILRGSSSAINSNRVLTEVIAAAGESAGLPAGSIQLVPLTDRESAKELMRMREYLDVLIPRGGEGLIRTVVEESSVPVIETGVGNCHTYVDASADLDMALEIVINAKCQRPGVCNAMETMLVHEAVAREFLPRAAEALGERGVTIRGCPRTREIIPEADEATEEDWYREYLDLILAVKVVSDLEEAIGHINRYGSKHSEAIVTRDYQAARRFVSMVDSADVYVNASTRFTDGGQFGLGAEIGISTQKLHARGPMSLRELTSTKFIIWGEGQIRS; encoded by the coding sequence ATGGAGGTTCTGGAAGAGATTGGAAAGAAAGCCAAGGAAGCGGCCCTGCATCTCGGGGCGCTGACCGCGGAGGTCAAGAACCGGGCCCTGGAGGAGATGGCCGAGGCACTCCTCTCCAGGGAGGAGGACATCCTGGCCGCCAACCGGTTGGACCTGGAGGCCGGGAGGGCGAGCGGCATGAGCTCCGCACTCATCGACCGCCTCACCTTAAACCCCAAGAGGATCGGGGAGATGGCGCAGGGCTTGCGCGAGGTGGCCGCGCTGCCGGACCCGGTGGGGGAGGTGGTCGCCGGGTGGAGGTTGCCCAACGGCCTGGAGATCCAGAAGGTAAGGGTACCACTCGGCGTGGTGGGCATCATTTATGAGGCCCGTCCCAACGTGACCGTGGACGCGGCGGGACTTTGCATAAAGTCGGGAAACGCGGTGATCCTGAGGGGCAGCTCCTCGGCCATCAACTCCAACCGAGTGCTCACCGAGGTCATAGCCGCAGCGGGGGAGAGCGCGGGCCTTCCCGCCGGGAGCATCCAGCTGGTGCCCCTGACGGACCGCGAATCGGCGAAAGAGCTCATGCGCATGCGGGAATACCTGGACGTTCTCATCCCCAGAGGAGGGGAGGGGCTCATCAGGACCGTGGTGGAAGAGAGTAGCGTCCCGGTGATCGAGACCGGGGTGGGCAACTGCCACACCTACGTGGATGCCTCCGCCGATCTGGACATGGCCCTGGAGATCGTTATCAACGCCAAGTGCCAGCGCCCCGGGGTATGCAACGCCATGGAGACCATGCTGGTGCACGAAGCGGTGGCCCGGGAGTTCCTGCCCCGGGCGGCGGAGGCGCTGGGGGAGAGGGGGGTGACCATCCGCGGCTGTCCCCGCACCCGGGAGATCATTCCCGAGGCGGATGAGGCTACCGAGGAGGACTGGTACCGGGAATACCTGGACCTCATCCTGGCGGTGAAGGTAGTTTCCGACCTCGAGGAGGCCATCGGGCACATCAACCGTTACGGGTCCAAGCACTCCGAGGCCATCGTTACCAGGGATTACCAGGCTGCCCGCCGCTTCGTGAGCATGGTGGATTCCGCGGACGTCTACGTGAATGCCTCCACGCGCTTCACCGACGGTGGGCAGTTCGGGCTGGGGGCGGAGATCGGCATCTCCACGCAGAAGCTGCACGCCCGTGGACCGATGAGCCTACGGGAGCTGACCTCCACCAAGTTCATCATCTGGGGGGAGGGGCAGATTCGGAGCTGA
- a CDS encoding acyl-CoA dehydratase activase has translation MKALGCDIGSLFSKAVVMDGETLLAWKIMETTGNIAGEVDGLIEEVCREAGVSRHNLDGMVTTGSGAEFLKEADFLEDEVACIGWAARCLLPEVDLVVDIGGQSITSMLLDPEGEVVDFMRNDKCASGSGRFLEVMAAALGIPVERIDEEASRAAKRVPISSQCGVFVESEVITHVNNGESPQDIVAGLCDAVARIVTSQARRFGGGNRYTFTGGVARVHTVVDLVRERMEGEFQPFPLDPMLAAAVGAALLVEAS, from the coding sequence ATGAAGGCGCTGGGTTGCGACATCGGGAGCCTCTTCTCCAAGGCGGTGGTCATGGACGGCGAGACCCTGCTCGCCTGGAAGATAATGGAGACCACCGGCAACATCGCCGGGGAAGTGGACGGGCTCATCGAGGAGGTGTGCCGCGAGGCGGGGGTGAGCCGCCACAACCTGGACGGCATGGTGACCACGGGAAGCGGAGCCGAGTTCCTCAAGGAGGCCGACTTCCTGGAGGACGAGGTGGCCTGCATCGGCTGGGCAGCGCGTTGCCTCCTTCCCGAGGTGGACCTGGTGGTGGACATCGGGGGACAGAGCATCACCTCCATGCTCCTGGACCCGGAGGGCGAGGTCGTAGACTTCATGCGCAACGACAAGTGTGCCTCGGGCTCCGGCCGCTTCCTGGAGGTCATGGCCGCGGCCCTGGGCATCCCCGTGGAGCGCATCGACGAGGAGGCCTCGCGGGCCGCGAAGCGCGTCCCCATAAGCTCCCAGTGCGGTGTCTTCGTGGAGAGCGAGGTCATCACCCACGTCAACAACGGGGAATCACCCCAGGACATCGTGGCCGGCCTGTGCGACGCCGTGGCTCGCATCGTCACCTCCCAGGCCCGCCGCTTCGGGGGCGGCAACCGCTACACCTTCACCGGCGGCGTGGCCAGGGTACACACCGTGGTGGACCTGGTGCGTGAGCGCATGGAGGGAGAATTCCAACCCTTCCCCCTGGACCCCATGCTGGCCGCGGCGGTGGGCGCCGCCCTGCTGGTGGAAGCGAGCTGA
- a CDS encoding NAD(P)/FAD-dependent oxidoreductase, translating into MGQGRKYDVVVIGAGVGGLVCANYLVRMGKKVLLLEHGKSVGGNISGFRRRGFFFDAGSQSTENVGILFPILEELGIFNPEDWERADWRWVTPDCDVVLRDFSQVRADFKACFPESSRDIDAWFDFLEPGCRLMVEMLGEHPFPLVKRGAEKLRLTARVFRLGLPLTGTMPRTLRIPGSELARRIFRDPRLAFLFGEFGDSNMLLFMHYSFWYSFLHDYVYPKGGLVSLAESLARSFQEHGGELRTSCTVDRILTEGDLAVGVETREGERYRAEKVVNTGNPRRLVSVMCDPALFPRRFRSVMENGPVSISVITAFLGLDIPDRELEGYLKTHHVIHWRTYGAQEDVYDPDLHRKRWAMISWCSRHDKTLAPPGKNSIIIQIPMPYDWLNGWGTGSSDPCVRNEEYWRLKEKVLKEVISDTERIVPGLGSRVECSDLATPRTLARFTLNPRGSIMGWSYDMYRTPLFGRFARFTTPVKNLYLAGHYSIWPGGIVFSALSGKLVAQGIYEGFRRVLLW; encoded by the coding sequence ATGGGGCAGGGAAGGAAATACGACGTCGTGGTCATCGGGGCCGGCGTGGGCGGCCTGGTGTGCGCCAATTACCTGGTGCGCATGGGCAAGAAGGTGCTCCTCCTCGAGCACGGAAAGTCGGTGGGCGGCAACATCTCCGGCTTCCGACGCCGGGGCTTTTTCTTCGACGCCGGGTCCCAGTCCACGGAGAACGTGGGCATTCTCTTTCCCATCCTCGAGGAACTGGGGATATTCAACCCCGAGGACTGGGAGCGCGCGGACTGGCGGTGGGTGACCCCGGACTGCGACGTGGTGCTGCGCGATTTCTCCCAGGTGCGGGCGGACTTCAAGGCCTGCTTCCCGGAGTCTTCCCGGGACATCGACGCCTGGTTCGACTTCCTGGAGCCGGGCTGCCGGCTGATGGTGGAGATGCTCGGGGAACATCCCTTCCCCCTGGTCAAGCGCGGGGCGGAGAAATTGCGCCTCACCGCAAGGGTTTTTCGCCTCGGCCTCCCGCTTACCGGGACCATGCCCAGGACCTTGAGGATTCCGGGGAGCGAACTGGCGCGCCGTATCTTCCGCGACCCGAGGCTGGCCTTTCTTTTCGGGGAGTTCGGCGACAGCAACATGCTGCTTTTCATGCATTACTCCTTCTGGTACAGCTTCCTCCACGATTACGTGTATCCAAAGGGCGGCCTGGTCTCCCTGGCCGAGTCCCTGGCCCGGAGCTTCCAGGAACACGGGGGGGAGTTGAGGACCTCCTGCACCGTGGACCGCATCCTCACTGAGGGTGACCTGGCGGTGGGGGTGGAGACCCGGGAGGGCGAGCGTTATCGTGCCGAAAAGGTGGTGAATACCGGGAATCCGAGGAGGCTGGTTTCCGTGATGTGCGACCCCGCGCTCTTTCCCCGCCGCTTCCGGTCCGTCATGGAGAACGGTCCGGTGAGCATCTCGGTAATCACCGCCTTTCTGGGCCTGGACATCCCCGACCGGGAATTGGAGGGCTACCTCAAGACCCATCACGTGATCCACTGGAGAACCTACGGGGCGCAGGAGGATGTCTACGATCCCGACCTGCACCGCAAGAGGTGGGCCATGATCAGCTGGTGCTCCCGGCACGACAAGACTCTGGCTCCCCCGGGAAAGAATTCCATCATCATACAGATCCCCATGCCCTACGACTGGCTCAACGGCTGGGGCACCGGTTCATCCGACCCCTGCGTGCGCAACGAGGAATACTGGAGGTTGAAGGAAAAGGTCCTCAAGGAGGTCATCTCGGATACGGAACGGATCGTTCCCGGCCTGGGGAGCAGGGTGGAATGCAGCGACCTGGCCACCCCTCGTACCCTGGCCCGCTTCACCCTTAACCCACGGGGGTCCATCATGGGATGGTCCTACGACATGTACCGCACCCCCCTCTTCGGAAGGTTCGCCCGCTTCACCACGCCGGTGAAGAACCTCTATCTGGCGGGTCATTATTCCATCTGGCCGGGCGGGATCGTCTTCTCTGCCCTGAGCGGAAAGCTGGTGGCCCAAGGCATCTACGAGGGTTTCCGCAGGGTCCTTCTCTGGTGA
- a CDS encoding AMP-binding protein gives MEYPWFKEYDLCGIPRTLEPYPSIPTHGFLDRVAEEFPRMGCVQLGLEMTYGEIKDHADRLANALAGLGVEKGDRVVTLLPSSIQYVVADSGISKAGAVHVPCSFLEARETLAHKFTESSPKAIICLEEHLATAEYLREFMAAPNIIITKLDDYSGWSTKRSSLPDVLWLPEVIEQADPRPPKVDIDPAHDLETLLFTGGTTGLPKGCMLTHRNLVANVLQNIAVFGPVTKVLKGNINVIMGLPFFHSYGHCIMHTMIGGMAATMLIVPDPRDVKAMLDIMHKYNPVIQFGVPTQFMKMLEEDLRAARVIGISGSAALPPTVQEKFEESSGGGYVSEGYGLSELSPVTHFNVSTNLRVMGGRKGVRIFNAVLFNPVSIALTRAQARLLGPRRFGKMFTGIIGFLAKRSRKSEEARRVEKKATIGIPLPDTEVRVVEVDSGRVLSFEELYRDGKVGEMLLKGPQRMLGYWPEPGKGLDEEGFVHTGDVVKMDENGYFSIVDRTKDMVIVSGYKVYTREVDDILYDHPATELAATIGVPDPERPGSERVWVFVQVKEEYKGKVTEEDYMNYLKEKVAKYAVPREVIFLDEMPLTEVFKVNKKALREMQVKKLQPDQATEG, from the coding sequence ATGGAGTACCCGTGGTTCAAGGAATATGATCTCTGCGGCATTCCCAGGACCTTGGAGCCCTATCCCTCCATCCCCACCCACGGGTTCCTGGACCGGGTGGCGGAGGAATTTCCCCGCATGGGTTGCGTCCAGTTGGGCCTGGAGATGACCTACGGGGAGATTAAGGACCACGCGGACCGCCTGGCTAACGCCCTGGCGGGCCTGGGGGTGGAGAAGGGTGACCGTGTGGTGACCCTGCTTCCCTCCTCTATCCAGTACGTGGTGGCCGATTCCGGGATCTCCAAGGCGGGGGCGGTGCACGTGCCCTGCAGCTTCCTCGAGGCCCGGGAAACCCTGGCTCACAAGTTCACCGAGAGCTCTCCCAAGGCCATCATCTGCCTGGAGGAACACCTGGCCACCGCCGAGTACTTGCGGGAGTTCATGGCCGCCCCCAACATCATCATTACCAAGCTGGACGATTATTCCGGGTGGTCCACCAAGCGTTCCAGCCTTCCGGATGTACTCTGGCTTCCGGAGGTAATCGAGCAGGCTGATCCCCGGCCCCCCAAGGTGGACATCGATCCCGCCCATGACCTGGAGACCCTGCTCTTCACCGGCGGGACCACGGGACTTCCCAAGGGATGCATGCTCACCCACCGCAACCTGGTGGCCAACGTACTCCAGAACATCGCCGTCTTCGGCCCCGTGACCAAGGTGCTCAAGGGGAATATCAACGTCATCATGGGGCTTCCCTTCTTCCACAGCTACGGTCACTGCATCATGCACACCATGATCGGGGGCATGGCCGCCACCATGCTCATCGTCCCCGACCCCCGGGACGTGAAGGCCATGCTGGACATCATGCACAAGTACAATCCGGTGATCCAGTTCGGGGTTCCCACCCAGTTCATGAAGATGCTTGAGGAGGACCTGCGGGCCGCCCGGGTCATCGGCATTTCCGGCTCAGCGGCGCTGCCCCCCACGGTCCAGGAGAAGTTCGAGGAATCCAGCGGGGGAGGGTACGTATCCGAGGGATATGGCCTCTCCGAGCTCTCCCCGGTAACCCACTTCAACGTCTCCACCAACCTGCGGGTCATGGGGGGAAGGAAGGGGGTAAGGATCTTCAACGCCGTACTCTTTAACCCGGTGAGCATCGCCCTCACCAGGGCCCAGGCCAGGCTCCTGGGTCCCAGGAGGTTCGGCAAGATGTTCACCGGCATCATCGGCTTCCTGGCCAAGCGCTCCCGCAAGTCCGAGGAGGCCCGCAGGGTGGAGAAGAAGGCCACCATCGGCATCCCCCTGCCGGACACCGAGGTCCGGGTGGTGGAGGTGGACAGCGGGCGCGTCCTCTCCTTCGAGGAGCTTTACCGGGACGGCAAGGTGGGCGAAATGCTCCTCAAGGGACCCCAGCGCATGCTGGGTTACTGGCCGGAGCCGGGCAAGGGCCTGGACGAGGAAGGCTTCGTCCACACTGGGGACGTGGTGAAGATGGACGAGAACGGCTACTTCTCCATCGTCGACCGGACCAAGGACATGGTCATCGTTTCCGGGTACAAGGTGTACACCCGCGAGGTGGACGACATCCTTTACGATCACCCGGCCACCGAGCTGGCGGCCACCATCGGGGTCCCCGACCCGGAGAGGCCGGGTAGCGAGCGGGTGTGGGTCTTCGTCCAGGTGAAGGAGGAGTACAAGGGAAAGGTCACCGAAGAGGATTACATGAACTACCTCAAGGAGAAGGTGGCCAAGTATGCCGTGCCCCGTGAGGTGATCTTCCTGGACGAGATGCCTCTCACCGAGGTCTTCAAGGTCAACAAGAAGGCCCTGCGGGAGATGCAAGTAAAGAAACTGCAGCCCGACCAGGCCACGGAGGGCTGA
- the proB gene encoding glutamate 5-kinase translates to MGERKLPSVKVLVVKVGTYTLSDARGRLDREQVRNLVDQVAGVRARGPRVILVSSGAIAAGVELMGLPERPRDIPTLQAASSVGQGLLVRTYADLFARHGILVGQVLFTQYDFAHRRQYLNARNTFRKLLEHGVLPLVNENDTVAVEEIRFGDNDRLAALVAVLTGAELLVMLSDIEGLYTGDPRRDPKARIIHEVEEITPELVRAAGKAGGEHSSGGMRAKLEAARIANAAGIGAVVAPGREPEVLRRVLEGERVGTYFHPSPRRLRSQKHWIAFGATPRGTIVVDDGAREALLSGGKSLLPAGVIECRGEFNAGDAVEVVDASGRHIARGICGMSSLEVNRVKGLHTREAAGRLGGECEEVIHRDYLVILEERDAGSGG, encoded by the coding sequence ATGGGCGAGAGAAAACTTCCCTCGGTAAAGGTCCTGGTGGTCAAGGTGGGTACTTACACCCTGAGTGATGCCCGGGGCCGCCTGGACAGGGAGCAGGTGCGGAACCTGGTGGACCAGGTTGCCGGGGTGCGCGCCCGGGGTCCCCGGGTCATCCTGGTCTCCTCGGGAGCCATTGCCGCCGGCGTGGAGCTCATGGGTTTGCCCGAACGGCCCCGCGACATCCCCACCCTGCAGGCCGCCTCCTCGGTGGGGCAGGGGCTCCTGGTGCGCACCTACGCCGATCTCTTCGCCCGGCACGGGATACTGGTGGGGCAGGTCCTCTTCACCCAGTACGACTTCGCCCACCGTCGCCAGTATCTAAACGCCAGGAACACCTTCCGCAAGCTCCTCGAGCACGGCGTGCTGCCGCTGGTCAACGAGAACGACACCGTGGCCGTGGAGGAGATACGATTCGGGGACAACGACCGCCTAGCCGCCCTGGTGGCGGTGCTCACCGGGGCGGAACTCCTGGTCATGCTCTCGGACATCGAGGGGCTGTACACCGGGGATCCTCGGCGGGATCCGAAGGCCCGCATCATCCATGAAGTGGAGGAGATCACGCCGGAGCTGGTCCGGGCGGCCGGAAAGGCGGGCGGGGAGCATTCCTCGGGAGGGATGCGCGCCAAGCTGGAGGCGGCACGTATCGCCAATGCGGCGGGCATCGGGGCGGTGGTGGCTCCCGGGAGGGAGCCGGAGGTGCTGAGGCGGGTACTGGAGGGAGAGAGAGTGGGCACCTATTTCCATCCCTCCCCCCGGCGCCTGCGGAGCCAGAAGCACTGGATAGCTTTCGGCGCCACGCCCCGGGGGACCATAGTGGTTGACGACGGGGCGCGGGAGGCGCTGCTGAGCGGAGGAAAGAGCCTCCTGCCCGCCGGGGTTATCGAATGCCGGGGTGAGTTCAACGCCGGGGATGCCGTGGAAGTGGTGGATGCCAGTGGCCGGCATATAGCACGTGGGATATGCGGCATGTCCTCCTTGGAGGTCAACCGGGTCAAGGGCCTGCATACCAGGGAGGCCGCCGGGCGCCTCGGCGGTGAATGCGAGGAGGTCATCCACCGCGATTACCTGGTCATCCTGGAGGAGAGAGACGCCGGGAGCGGAGGCTGA